The proteins below come from a single Periophthalmus magnuspinnatus isolate fPerMag1 chromosome 7, fPerMag1.2.pri, whole genome shotgun sequence genomic window:
- the fam50a gene encoding protein FAM50A: MAQYKGAASEAGRAMQLMKKREKEREQLEQLKQKIAEDNMVKSNIDKKFSAHYDAVEAELKSSTVGLVTLNDMKAKQEALVKEREKQLAKKEQSKELQLKLEKQKEKKRKEEQKRKIASLSFNPEDEEDEEEEGEEEELEDFPAKKKKLGKNPDVDTSFLPDRDREEEENRLREELRQEWELKQEKIKNEEIEITFSYWDGSGHRKTVKMKKGNTIQNFLQKALEVLRKDFSELRSAGVEQLMYIKEDLIIPHHHSFYDFIVTKARGKSGPLFSFDVHDDIRLVNDATVEKDESHAGKVVLRSWYEKNKHIFPASRWEPYDPEKKWDKYTIR; this comes from the exons ATGGCGCAGTACAAAGGAGCGGCCAGTGAGGCTGGAAGAGCCATGCAGCTcatgaagaagagagagaaggagcgagaACAACTCGAGCAGCTCAAGCAGAAAATAGCTGAA GACAACATGGTCAAGTCCAACATCGATAAGAAATTCTCAGCTCATTATGATGCTGTGGAGGCAGAGCTCAAGTCCAGCACAGTTG GTCTGGTGACACTGAACGATATGAAGGCCAAACAGGAGGCTCTGgtcaaagagagggagaagcagctTGCCAAGAAGGAGCAGTCCAAGGAGCTCCAGCT CAAACtcgagaagcagaaagagaagaaaagaaaagaggagcagaaaagAAAGATTGCCAGTTTGTCTTTTAACCCcgaagatgaggaggatgaagaagaagaaggggaggaggaggagctggagg ATTTTCCAGCCAAGAAGAAAAAACTGGGGAAAAATCCAGATGTGGACACCAGTTTTCTGCCAGATCGAGACAGAGAG gaGGAGGAGAATCGCCTGAGAGAGGAGCTAAGGCAGGAGTGGGAGCTCAAGCAAGAGAAAATCAAAA ATGAGGAGATAGAAATCACCTTTAGTTACTGGGATGGGTCTGGACATCGAAAAACTGTCAAA ATGAAGAAAGGAAACACCATCCAGAACTTTCTACAAAAAGCTCTTGAGGTTCTTAGGAAGGACTTCAGTGAACTACG ATCTGCCGGTGTGGAGCAGCTGATGTACATAAAAGAGGATCTGATAATCCCACAT CATCACAGTTTTTACGATTTTATTGTTACCAAAGCCAGGGGCAAATCAG GACCCCTCTTCAGCTTTGATGTCCACGATGACATACGGTTAGTGAACGACGCCACCGTGGAGAAGGATGAG TCACATGCTGGAAAAGTGGTACTGCGGAGCTGGTATGAGAAGAACAAGCACATCTTTCCCGCCAGCCGCTGGGAGCCCTATGATCCTGAGAAAAAATGGGACAAATACACA ATCCGGTAA
- the si:ch211-207e14.4 gene encoding interleukin-17 receptor D → MFCQGAFVLYLLLTEVKILWAVEDANVDAFTPQDCSLECLRQGDPDCKYCRITPGDVQKALGSKGLKTLGSCIPWPCFELMGNEDPDICQHYVHSPNNVTVETLEDPDLSSDTVVVAWRPSPYGIAFLRGFQVSLQVLGGSSVSCQLFLFHRNLSLPSSHAQKVYKSDPFRGLPLGSQYAVTVMALPVPEQWDRFYHSTTFCTRSCAEKNGFDKCKRDWYPQHVTIEQNGTTAAVTFNLAPENLHIRSYFSVCYINSIKKQTNKVDITPNLSTNKTHHTFKLQDLQEGTNYTCEIAADVVDAVRKTFTIHIKEPDSSLSTSPVVLLLPLALALAAVIIVIVVAFTLTKAKMKLLKLHIVPDSDIINEHQESKTQEEVISWPKTRASPPRLLICYSSSDGPAHIKAVMKLGSFIQQHMATQVCLDLWDSLSVAQEGSLAWHSRQIRDCDFVLVMCSPGLSHRLATTEFKENSEEEESSWETDNFTADAAISLIGAEVGRAKARGQDLSKYMAAIFEYSEETDIPTELSLVSHYTLTSDLPLLFSHLHGVSLHRPGGYLKISHISEEGFTKLPAGVALQSAICEAGEVMKARRIVPVH, encoded by the exons ATGTTTTGTCAGGGAGCTTTTGTGTTGTACCTGCTTCTGACAGAGGTGAAGATACTTTGGGCTGTGGAGgatgccaacgtagatgccTTCACTCCTCAGGACTGTAGCTTGGAGTGTCTCCgtcag GGAGACCCTGACTGTAAATATTGCCGAATTACCCCAGGTGATGTGCAAAAGGCTCTTGGCTCCAAAGGACTGAAAACACTTGGAA GTTGTATTCCGTGGCCATGTTTTGAGCTGATGGGCAATGAGGACCCAGACATCTGCCAGCACTACGTCCACTCACCCAACAATGTGACAGTGGAGACCCTGGAGGATCCAGACCTCAGCTCTGACACTGTGGTTGTCGCCTGGAGGCCCAGTCCCTATG GCATCGCCTTCCTGCGAGGCTTTCAGGTGTCCCTGCAGGTTCTGGGAGGCTCCAGTGTCTCCTGTCAGCTCTTTCTCTTCCACCGTAACTTGTCCCTCCCTTCGTCACATGCTCAAAAG gtgtATAAGTCAGACCCTTTCCGAGGCCTGCCCCTGGGCTCTCAGTATGCAGTTACAGTCATGGCTCTGCCGGTGCCAGAGCAGTGGGACCGGTTCTATCACAGTACCACCTTCTGTACACGTT CTTGTGCAGAGAAGAATGGGTTTGATAAGTGCAAAAGAG ATTGGTATCCTCAGCATGTCACCATTGAACAGAATGGGACTACTGCTGCAGTTACCTTTAACCTGGCCCCAGAGAACCTACACATTAGGAGCTACTTCTCAGTTTGTTACATAAATAGCattaaaaagcaaacaaacaaagtgGATATCACACCG AATCTGAGCACCAATAAAACCCACCACACATTCAAGCTCCAAGACCTTCAAGAGGGAACCAACTACACTTGTGAG ATCGCAGCAGATGTAGTTGACGCTGTGAGGAAAACATTTACTATCCACATTAAAG AACCAGACTCTTCACTTTCCACCTCCCCTGTGGTTCTTCTACTCCCATTGGCTCTAGCTCTTGCTGCAGTAATCATAGTCATAGTGGTGGCTTTTACTTTGACAAAAGCCAAGATGAAGTTGTTGAAACTGCACATTGTACCAG ATTCTGACATCATAAATGAGCATCAGGAGAGTAAGACCCAGGAAGAAGTGATATCATGGCCCAAGACCAGAGCATCCCCACCCAGGCTACTGATCTGCTATAGCAGTTCTGATGGCCCTGCTCACATCAAGGCGGTCATGAAGTTAGGATCCTTCATTCAGCAGCACATGGCCACACAG GTTTGTCTTGACCTGTGGGACTCCCTGAGTGTGGCGCAGGAGGGTAGTTTGGCCTGGCACAGCCGCCAGATCCGGGACTGTGACTTTGTGTTGGTCATGTGTTCTCCTGGACTTAGTCACAGACTGGCCACTACAGAGTTCAAAGAAAACTCAGAAGAGGAGGAGTCCAGCTGGGAGACCGATAACTTCACTGCAGATGCAGCCATCAGTCTGATTGGAGCTGAAGTGGGCCGTGCTAAAGCCAGGGGCCAGGATCTGTCCAAATACATGGCTGCCATTTTTGAGTACTCAGAAGAGACAGACATTCCCACAGAGTTGAGCCTTGTATCTCACTACACTCTGACCAGTGACTtacctctgctcttctcccacCTACACGGAGTGTCTTTGCACAGGCCTGGGGGCTACCTGAAGATCAGCCACATTTCAGAGGAAGGCTTCACGAAACTACCAGCTGGGGTAGCTCTGCAGAGCGCCATCTGTGAGGCTGGAGAGGTAATGAAGGCAAGAAGAATAGTACCTGTGCACTAA
- the sars1 gene encoding serine--tRNA ligase, cytoplasmic, producing MVLDLDLFRTDKGGDPEIVRETQRKRFKDVTLVDKLVAADKEWRKCRFTADNLNKAKNLCSKSIGEKMKKKEPVGDDDSLPDEAQNVESLTAEVLSGLTVTQIKKVRVLVDEAVETTDKDRARLEAERFEYLREIGNLLHPSVPVSNDEDVDNKVERTWGDTTVQKKYSHVDLVVMVDGFEGEKGAVVAGSRGYFLKGPLVFLEQALINYALRILYQKNYTMLYTPFFMRKEVMQEVAQLSQFDEELYKVIGKGSERSDDGSIDEKYLIATSEQPIAAFLRDEWLKPEDLPIRFAGFSTCFRQEVGSHGRDTRGIFRVHQFEKIEQFVYASPHDGKSWEMFDEMIGTAEEFYQSLGIPYRIVNIVSGALNHAASKKLDLEAWFPGSGAFRELVSCSNCTDYQARRLRIRYGQTKKMMDKTEFVHMLNATMCATTRVICAILENYQTDEGIIIPEVLRDFMPPGLTEIIKFVKPAPIDQEMNKKAKKQQDGGGKKKKQGGGELPNAMESMSVNDS from the exons ATGGTGCTCGATCTAGACTTATTTAGGACCGATAAAGGAGGCGACCCCGAAATTGTTCGGGAAACTCAGAGGAAACGATTCAAAGACGTCACGTTAGTTGATAAACTAGTGGCAGCAGACAAAGAATGGAGGAAAT GTCGATTTACTGCAGACAACCTCAACAAAGCCAAGAACCTATGCAGCAAGAGCATTGGCGAGAAAATGAAG AAAAAAGAGCCTGTTGGAGATGACGACTCTTTACCTGACGAGGCTCAGAACGTGGAGTCTCTCACAGCTGAAGTCTTATCG GGTCTAACAGTTACTCAGATTAAAAAGGTGCGTGTGCTGGTGGATGAGGCTGTAGAGACAACTGACAAAGACCGGGCCCGACTGGAGGCAGAGCGCTTTGAGTATCTGAGGGAGATCGGGAATCTTCTGCATCCATCAGTACCAGTCAGCAACGATGAG GATGTAGACAATAAAGTGGAGCGCACATGGGGCGACACTACTGTCCAGAAGAAGTACTCCCATGTGGACCTGGTGGTGATGGTGGATGGCTTTGAAGGGGAAAAAGGAGCCGTGGTGGCAGGAAGCCGAGGATACTTCCTCAAG GGCCCATTGGTATTCCTAGAGCAAGCGCTGATCAACTACGCCCTAAGGATCCTGTATCAGAAGAACTACACAATGCTGTACACTCCTTTCTTTATGAGGAAGGAGGTGATGCAGGAGGTGGCCCAGCTCAGCCAGTTTGATGAGGAGCTTTATAAG GTGATCGGGAAAGGTAGTGAACGCTCAGATGATGGCTCCATTGATGAGAAGTACCTGATTGCCACCTCAGAGCAGCCCATCGCAGCCTTCCTCCGAGACGAGTGGCTCAAACCTGAGGACCTGCCCATACGCTTTGCTGGTTTCTCCACCTGCTTTCGACAGGAGGTGGGCTCTCACGGCCGGGACACGCGTGGCATCTTCAGGGTGCACCAATTTGAGAAG ATCGAGCAGTTTGTGTATGCCTCTCCTCATGATGGTAAATCCTGGGAGATGTTTGATGAAATGATTGGGACAGCAGAGGAGTTCTATCAGTCTTTAGGAATTCCTTACCGCATTGTGAACATTGTCTCTG GTGCTCTGAACCATGCAGCCAGTAAAAAGTTGGACCTTGAAGCCTGGTTCCCTGGATCAGGAGCTTTCAGAGAGTTGGTCTCctgttcaaactgcacagattACCAGGCAAGACGCCTTCGCATCCGCTATGGACAGACCAAGAAGATGATGGACAAG ACTGAGTTTGTGCACATGTTGAATGCCACCATGTGTGCCACCACTCGTGTGATTTGTGCTATCCTGGAGAACTATCAAACTGATGAAGGAATTATTATTCCAGAGGTGCTCAGGGACTTCATGCCTCCTG GTCTAACTGAAATAATCAAGTTTGTTAAACCTGCTCCTATTGACCAAGAAATGAACAAGAAAGCTAAGAAGCAGCAAGATGGAGGAggcaagaagaagaaacagggaggaggagagctgccCAATGCTATGGAGAGTATGTCTGTTAACGACTCATAG
- the LOC117374152 gene encoding PTB domain-containing engulfment adapter protein 1-like, translating into MSDISEDDHEITFRVKFLGRVEVLRSEGLQILDEAALSLKTADSTSTEKAAKNSKVHLFLSLSGIDILENKTKFLLYSCPLSTVSFCAVLTSSPKVFGFVAKHPAVDTYHCYLFQSKKFSHVLVSVIGDAFRASQKESRVQGGKDLIVEALRHKNKILQRENTELKRKLAAQTDTSQSF; encoded by the exons ATGAGTGACATTTCGGAAGACGACCACGAGATCACGTTTAGAGTCAAG TTCCTTGGTCGTGTGGAGGTGCTACGGTCTGAAGGACTACAGATCCTGGACGAGGCAGCACTAAGTCTCAAG ACAGCTGATTCAACTTCTACAGAGAAAGCAGCAAAGAACAGTAAAGTTCACCTGTTCCTGTCTCTGAGTGGGATTGACATCCTGGAAAACAAAACCAAG TTCCTTTTATACTCGTGCCCTCTGTCCACTGTGTCGTTCTGCGCTGTGCTGACATCTTCACCCAAAGTCTTTGGGTTTGTGGCCAAGCACCCAGCCGTAGACACGTACCACTGCTATCTCTTTCAGAGCAAGAAGTTT TCTCATGTGTTGGTGTCTGTGATTGGAGATGCATTCAGGGCCTCACAGAAGGAGAGCAGAGTTCAGGGCGGGAAGGACCTGATCGTGGAGGCTCTCAGACACAAA AATAAAATACTGCAGAGAGAGAACACTGAGCTGAAGAGGAAGCTGGCGGCACAAACTGACACCTCTCAGTCTTTCTAA
- the tmem106c gene encoding transmembrane protein 106C: MGIRMSRRGSRQSLLPEKSHDTRRGEESLPDTDSLDGVDRREDIAQFPYVEFTGRDSITCPTCQGTGRIPSEQVNELVALIPYSDQRLRPQRTKLYVVLSVVLCLLTSGLVAFFLFPRPVIVVYDGVHSVIIHFDETNQMVQMKLTSSLNFSNPNFFSVLVQSLSCQVLYMKTVVGFTQMDNVTTIQPLSQSQVNYTVNVEIGRNSPYVYTFCTMPSIKVHNIVIFMQTSVKTSYMVRTSQNNLESYPYIDCGANSTFPHRTRQHWDPS, encoded by the exons ATGGGGATCAGGATGTCCCGCAGAGGCAGCCGCCAGTCCCTGCTCCCGGAAAAGAGCCACGACACACGGCGGGGAGAAGAGTCACTGCCCGACACCGACTCTCTGGACGGGGTGGACCGCAGGGAGGACATAGCCCAGTTCCCATACGTGGAGTTCACCGGGAGGGACAGTATTACCTGTCCCACCTGCCAGGGCACGGGTCGCATCCCCTCAG AGCAAGTGAATGAACTTGTGGCTCTGATTCCATACAGTGACCAACGGCTACGTCCCCAAAGAAC TAAGCTGTACGTGgtgctgtccgtggtgctgtgCCTCCTCACCTCCGGTCTCGTGgccttcttcctcttccctcgACCTGTCATTGTAGTGTATGACGGGGTGCACTCTGTAATTATCCACTTTGACGAGACTAATCAGATGGTTCAGATGAAGCTCACT AGCTCTCTCAACTTCAGCAACCCCAACTTCTTCTCTGTGCTGGTGCAAAGCCTCAGCTGTCAGGTCCTGTACATGAAGACCGTAGTGGGGTTTACTCAAATGGACAATGTGACCACCATCCAGCCTCTCAGCCAATCTCag GTGAACTATACGGTGAATGTGGAAATTGGCAGGAATTCACCTTATGTCTA tacaTTCTGCACCATGCCAAGTATCAAGGTTCATAACATCGTAATATTCATGCA GACGTCGGTGAAGACCTCATACATGGTGAGGACTTCTCAGAACAACCTGGAGTCTTACCCATATATAGACTGTGGAGCCAATAGCACATTTCCCCACAGGACCAGGCAGCACTGGGACCCCTCCTAA